Within Plectropomus leopardus isolate mb chromosome 23, YSFRI_Pleo_2.0, whole genome shotgun sequence, the genomic segment GCGGGAAAGCCCAGATCATCGGCCCcgaggaagaggatgaagaagatgaCGGCTATGCATTTAATGAGGTGAGGAGGACTCTGATCTAAGTTTTGCCAAAACTGTGTGCCTGCAGGGAGCTAATGAGTTACTGCAGTCAAGCAAGCTACAGTTGTAGTGCACCTATATACTGACATTTATGGTAAATGCAGTCAAACATCGCTTATCCCTGTTGACTTTAGGAGAGCGCTAGCAGCGCATGAAGACAAAGTTAGCACCTGTGACTGCCTCTAGTTTTTAAAGTAAGGTGTCGATGGAGTTTATTGACAAAATACccaaatatgtttgaaaaaagatTAATTCAATTATAACCACAATACATATAAATGTGTGCCttaaaaggaagaagaaaatattaCTAAATGGTAAtggaaatttcttttttctttaatattacTGGATATTTCAGGGTAAAAGTctcatatttactttattctCATTGATTTTTACATGTTCTTTTGCCACTTCtataatttcttcattttctttcactgcATGTTGCTGTCCCCTCCATCCGtttaattattcatatttttctccGTCTTTCTCTCAGATGGACGGTCCATTTCAGGACATCGAGCTGTTGAAGACACGACCGGCACACATGGCGGTTTTCATGAGATACGTCTTCACTCAGCTTCTGGACCCCAACCCTCTGGTCAGTCTACATAAGATTTTATGATACATATGAATTATTATAATGAAACAAAGGAGGGCTGGCCATTATaatgatattgtgatattagtCTAGatattattgtagtttttcagtatcataagtgttgtcttttcctgattttaaaggctgcattacagtgaagTTGTGTCATTTTCTGGATTCACCAGACTGTTTACTTAGTTATTATATTCACATTACTGACAGTTATTTATCAGAAATGTCAGTTTGTAgatattttgtaacattttgtgtTCACACAGCTGTTTTACCTGTCGGTGGAGGCGTATCTGGGCTCCAGCCCTAAAGACGCCCGCGCACTTGCACCTCAGATCTGCTCCCATTTCCTGGACCCAGATGCTGTATGTACTAACATATCtattaaatgattttatactcattgatttttttttcagctggatTTGGCATGTAAGAACTTAAATTTGACACTTTCTTGTCATTACaaagtgaagtgtgtgtgtttcttttagATACAGCGAATAACCATATTTACCATATATAAAGTTAAAACTTGGAAGAATGGAAATGTTCTTGACTATTGTATCAGCGCTCAGCACATTAACATGACAGCATCAGAGTCtgaaagtgtctgttttttctttgtagcCCCTGAAAATCAAAGTACGAGAGGAGTATCTCACAGATATAGGTAAGACAAGTAGACGCTAGTTGAGACttgatttgttttgcatttttatattgatATGCATTCGCTGGACGAACTTACAAAAGAATATTAGTCTATAACctttttaagttcattttcGATATCCCAGGGGAGTTATCAGCAGCTGTAGACCAAAATGCCTCTAGATTAAATTGGACTGACCTTGAAGTGAGCGACAGAAAACGTAAACAGATTACAGCAATGACTCACGACAAGGGTGCCAGTTGTCCTgccaactattttctaattcacaataagaATAAATTGACTCACAGTGGCCGAATCATCTTAAATACGCCCCTTCTTAGATAAACAGTTGTGATTAATGTGGAAAATGGGAGGGAGTCCAGACGTTTCtgccagaggaaaaaaaaaggagagctgctgtttggtatctgaaaataaatgcgTAGTGCACAGGTTGAGCCGCATGCCTGTGATGATTATATCATGCCTGTGAGAAAGTATAACCGCTGACATAATGTTGTGCCCATCGTCCCTTCAGAAACTCGACTTCATGCCCAGGAGGACATCAGAGGACCTCTGTCCGAGCTGCAGCAGCAAGTGCTGCCAGACATCCAAGACCAGATACAAGACTACAGGTACATCACTCAAGATGTCCGCTTAGGCAGAATAGTTACcagtttttacagaaatagCATTTTCAAGAGCTCATATTAACATGTTAAGCTTGTGTTTCATAGGAACAAGCAGATGATGGGCCTCGGCTCTCTGTTTGGAGAAGGagacctgcagcagctggatgGAGACccagtgaaagagagacaggtGGTGGACAGACAGGTCACCGCCCTCTGGGAAATACTGTGAGTCTGTGAATAACAAAACCTGTGGCACAAAATTTGTGGCAAGCCACCACGATCAAAACATCCGCTTCCaggaaaacattttccatttttagcgCTACTGGAGTACATATATAGTTTGGTTATTCCCAGGGTTGGCAACCTGCACTATCAAAAGAGCCTTATTTGTCCCAAAAAAGAAATCCTTGTGTagctgcaaaacacattttagccttACAATGATGGTAAAACAGCCTATTAAGTCTAAAAAAGCCCATCAACATTACCAACAGATCTACATGAGTGCTATTAATATATTAAACGACAGGGTGGCAGCAGTGAGCTACTTGTGATCATttgatacttttactttgtattgCCATTAAATAATACCATGTTTTATGGCATTTATGACATTATAgaactacaataaaaaaaactgttcacattttttattcacataCTGGCAGTGCAGCACTGTCTGCGGTCTCTGCTGTGTACATGAAGTATGAGAATGGATGCTCTGATATTTTAATGAGGGATTTTTTCatgttgtctctgtctgtgaacAGCTTTCCGTGCCACACAATGTAATTGAAAGTCAAAGCCCCAACAGTTTGATGTATGCCTATGACACACATTTTAGTCgatgaaaattaaaacattttgtattcgactgtacattttttgaaatgggagaatttaacagtaatttaaaggttttatcatttaaacaataagttatatttaaaatgttaaaaaaaaatccttttttatttttttaaatttaatttaattcaatttattttttaattcaaagcctgggaaacactgaaacaaatttCTCAGTTTCAccttaaaactaattttacatttgttaaCTCCAACATGCTTAAACCATGAACTGAATATTAACCTACACACACTCAGACTGTTAAACCAGGTTTCCATAGCAACAGGGTCAGATGTTCCGGGCCCAAtaaaattgttattataaaGCGACAGAAGGAGCTTGCTCAAGCTATCATAACAAAGGTCATTACCCCAGCCACAAAACCTGAAAACCACATGACATTTCCTCCTTTGGCTTTTTACACGATTCCCGTCACATGACTGCTGCACTACAGTCTGTTTCTTACGCCTGTGTTTTGCACCTGAAAACTGGATTCAGCTCTGAGGGAATAAACTGGACATCTCTTTGAAAGTCTAGTATTTGTTTTGTGGCGAGTTAACAGCGTTTttatgtctctctttctgtttccgCTCCAGATCAAAACACGAAGAGGACAGAAGGTAATGTTTCTCATCCGTTAGTCAATGTCATTTAACAGTAATCAGTCTGAGCGTGTTGTTTCTTTCTGAacatcttttctttgtttctccttGTGGTTTATTCTCCTCACATTTCCCCCTCCCCTCTATGTTTgtcctgtctctttctctctgtctccacccCCTCGGTGGTCTCCTGCAGTTCTCCTCTGGCGTCGGCCGTGCACCTTTACCTGCGTCACTCTGGTATCAAGCTAAGAGACTCCAAGGTCTTCCCTGGTCTGAGCACAGAGAAGGAGAAGTGGCTCGCTTTCTTAAAGACGAAAAAGGTAAGTGTCCTCTAAAAGAACCAAAAAATCAGGGATGGGAGGGAAGGGAAAGATGTTGCAAGTGATTATGTAAACAATGTCTAGTTTTATGTTGAAACCACACTTCAACAAATTAACCTATAGTAAATGTACAAGGAAAGTTATAGAtgtgtttgtaaatgtaaacaatGGCATCTgtggtttttttatttgcaagaGGAAGAGAATCTGAACTATGATTTGTGTTGCAATTTGTACTATAATTAAAGTATCAGCAAAGGAAACATGatacaaagaaaagcatttttaatttgGCCCACCAAAAAATCTGACCTTACTCTGCATGAACCAATTTCTGTCCAAGCCCGACCCATGACAGCATGTTAGAGCCCAAATTTCTGAATTtctaccaaaaaaaagtaagaataataatatatatacagtatatatgtgtatatataaagtATCTCTTTTCTGAAACCTGTAAAAAGTATCAACACTGGCAGGGAGGGATGCTAAGACACATCAGGCCAGGTTGCTCCTTTGTGCTGCTTCTCGATccacaacccccccaccccacaaTACCTCAGCATATGTTGCCAGTGATGTACATCTAAAGTGTTCAGGTCGAACTTGCGCTTGTGAACTTTGGGTCAAAATGACATGCATCAGTCTACACACTGTGCACTCTGCGTGAGGCTGCATGCACTAAACTGTGACCTCCATACATGTgattttttaacacaaatataCGAACCGTTATCGTTATCCTGAAATCCGTTGATGATATAGAGTTCTCTTCACAGCTGAGTGGTAccaagaaagagaaagatggagaggatAAAAAGAGGAACCCCATCCTGAAGTACATCGGCAAACCTCGGACCACATCCCAGTCcagtaaatacaaacacacacagaaatacacaatcATGTATACAACTACACATTATCAGCTGACAGTATTGGCTCACTGGCACTCCACATTAGAGGCACGCTTACACAAACATGTGATGCTCTCACTCATTGTATTTGTCAGGCAATATTGATTTGTTTCCGTCCTCTGTTTGCccttttattgtttctgcaggtttatttagtgatttatgggattttcattttgtcttgttgttgtgatttcattgtttctttttggttcattttggtTTCGTAGCATTCCATGTCCCCTTGTCACCCACCGAAggtatatatttaatttctcttcacttttgttttgttcacttGAGTTAAATTTTGCCTTTTAACAAACATACCCAACTGAGTTATTTCTTCATGgataacaatttttaaaatatttcttgtaTTCTATCTCATTTTAtacacattaacccttttatatagatttttttttcatattgtacaatatgtgtgtgtgcagtccgTCCTGGCAGTGTGAGGAACATCATTCAGCAGTTTGAGAATCACACGGAGACGGGAGAAGAGGGAGGGGACGCCGCTGACCCCCAGAGGCTCTCCACCAGCAGCCTGGGAGAAGACAGCATGGACAGGTAGCTCTCTTGAACCAAATCCAGGGTTttgtacagtcatgaaaaacatggaaaagtcatggaatttgctaatagcaatttccaggccgggaaaagttgtggaaaacttaaaaaaaaattaatggattttattttcacaaacctgtataataacacatggtGTGTTTAAGAATCAtcagaaattagaaaatatagtgatagtttttttttgttttgttttttttttgtttactttttggctgtgataaatggtgtcatttttggtggtttgagttttaattttatttttttaaatcaataaaagttttaaagacataaaaaatcCTATTAATTCAttgttaaatattatatatattaaatattaattcatattaataaatattttatataaaaatcgACAGCATTTTtcgaagaaaaaaatggcatttccttaaaaaaaacccaaaaatatctccaaaatgttttctcataATTGTCAAGcgttttaaaggaaaaagtggtgaatttgtattttagaaaaaaaagtccaataattttcaagaaaaaaaataaaggccaaaaaattatataattttttatttaatgtattataatatttaaaaaaaaatcagtagaaTAAGTACAAAGACAGCCTTTTTAAGTTGGATTCtcctcccctaaagccaaaataataatcacaagtCCATCCTCAGTGCTCAAGAAATTATTTGGCATGCCTCCCCCTCTTTGCATCACCCCCTcccttctcataaataatgaacagaccttaaattatatttaattattgagttctaatcctgttctcattatttttttaaaataatatagattTTAGAAAGCTATCATATAGTAATGTCAAAGAACCAATAAGGAGTATTGATTGTTGTTTCAGAGactgtatggtctttaaaatgtgtccCAAACACTCTAATATATTCAGTATTAAATGTTTTGGTGGTGTAGCAGCTAATCAGCAGTGTTTGATGGTTACTGATTTGGTAAAATTCTACATGTTTTCGCTCACTCTTGCAGCCCTACGATCTCAGTGCGTCTGGCACGCAGCGAGTCGTTGAAGGCTCAGGGAGAAGGGCGTCGGCGGGGTGTTGTCTCCGGGACGGAGTCTGTCCCTCGCTCTCGTAGCGACGTGGACATGGAGGACTGCggtgaggagagggaggggccGGGCCTCCGGCCGCTGCAGCACAGCACATCGTCATCTGCATCCAGCAGCTCTGCACGGTAACAATTCACAAAGCCGGACACCTTTGGGTGTTTTCACACAAAGCTTTTACTGACTCTTGGAAACATCTTAACTTTCTTAGAGATGATACAAAGgcacataataaaataattacacaagCTGAAAAGAATCAAAACTCCCCCGTTTGACTCAAACACCCTGGACGTTCCCCCTGGAAGTGTAGGTTTTCACCTCatgccatctctctctccactctctctcaaactcaggtCTCTAGAGAACCCTACACCCCCATACACCCCTCGGTCTAGACGCAGGTGAGTTCCAGTGTCATCCCCGTAGATGATCAGTGATTAAAGTACCTGTCTGGCTGGAAATTGGACTTCTCTCCCACATGCAAAAcccttgaaaataaaatgttttggtgcACAAGAGGAAATGTCATCtttcagtttcagttctgcCTGTAGtgaaagattttgttttgtggtggCTGTTAGtaagaaaagtgtttgtttttctgtttgtttgtcgtCGTTGGTCCTCCGTCCCGACCTGTGTTTATGTGGGTGCGTAACGTAGGAGTGTGGACTCACCGCTGGCCCTGCTGCCGGACACAGCGGTGCTAGAAGAGGAGGTCTGCGACAGTCAGAACTGGCAGGACACAGTTCAACCTCAGCTCCTCGCCACGCTCAGTCCGAGGGAAGTGGACAGACAAGCCGTCATATACGGTACGAGTCAAATTCAACACACGCTGGAAAGTTCTGAGAACCACTTGATtgaattttgtgtttgaaatgttgtcatagATGACAGATGTGATAAGAACAAAGCTTCTCACTGCTGTTGATTTCCCCTCTCTGTTTGCTCCGCTCTTCTTTTTGTCATTAGAGCTGTTCACCACAGAGGTGTCCCACCTTCGGACTTTGAGGGTCCTGGACCAGGTCTTCTTTCAGAAGATGAGGTCCGTGCTGAACACTGATGAGCTGGCCTGCATCTTCCCCAATCTGCCCCAAGTTTACGAACTCCACggttagtgtgtgtgagagtgaaaatgatcatttccaaatcttcatttttcagtgacaaaaGTCTACATGACAAGTCTGGCACTAGTTTTGACACACAATTGGTAAagtatttgtatttaatgtGATTACAGGAACCACTATCATTTTTTCCGCTTTGGATTAATATGAGTTTATTTTCGGTCATGTTTGCATATTCAGGACCATTTTaggctttttatgcctccacggCTGGACGCAGcctgtttttatggttttctgtcttttcatccCATCCTCTTGAACGCAGTATTTCATGAACGCCTAGAgggcatttctttaaatttaacacaaacatccacttggactcaaggatgaagtgatttgattttggtatttataggtcaaaggtcaaggttactgtgaacttgtctgtctcatttatgtgaatgtgatatctcaagaacaccttgagggaatgcCTTcagttttggcacaaacatctgcatggactcagtgatgagctgAATGTGGCACAAACCTTCACTTTGACTTAAATATGaacttattagaatttggtggtcaaaggtcacttgtgacctcataaaatagATCCATGCATAAAACACAGTTTCGGCCATAACTTGCATACATTGCATACACtacaatttcacacaaataataaatatgatgtAATGACGAAATGCTAAAATTTAATAACCTAAAGGTTAGCTtcacatcataatattctgcaaaaaactcttgtggccattactcaacatcccatctcagaaacagaaagggagacatttagtcatacactgaattggtgactctaatTTTGGGTCaccaccttaaaactgtgctggttgTGTAGATCTTTTGTGACTGTGCCCTCTTGTAAAAGTGTGGCCGCTTTCTGCTTCTTCTGTTTGCACAATGAAGTACGTTATACTTTGAGTCAACATATATTTAGGGCTTTATATTGCTAGgtcaataataataagtaaagcAAATACTAACAGAAGGCAGTAACTGTTCAATGAAATATCAGCCTGCAGCTTTACTGAGTCAATATGTGTTCTGGGCTTTAATTAAGAGCCAACAAGGAAGTATATGGTGTGTTATTATTGCCATACTAGACCAGCcaatagttttgtgtttttatgtctgttagGTATTGATTATTTTAGTAGAATTTGAAATGATTAAGCTGATCACCACGTAGGTTATTTTAATGTCACTTTTAATGTTGCTCTTTTGCAGCAAGTCTATGCGAGGCAATGAAGAAGCGAAGAGAAACTCCCATCGTTCAGGATATTGGGGATGTGATGCTGGCCAGGGTGAGTGACATAATCACCTCCGGCACTGTAATCCACTATCATTTTATCCATGTTCATCTTCCAATTTTTTGTCATGTGAAaggtgtttatgtgcatgtattTAGTATGTTAacagtggtgtgtgtttgcagtttgaagGTGCAGCCGGAGACGAGTTTCAGGAACAAGCGTCGCAGCTGTGCAGCCAGCAGTCTCAGGCTGTGGAGCTCATCAAGAACAAAAAACGCAAAGACCCTCGCTTCGCTCACATTATCCAGgtactctcacacacacacacacacacacctttctcTCCCTGACACATAAACTTCCCGTCAACACAAGCATGCTCCTGTGAACATCACTTTTTCCAAAATTCTGTTGTCAGTCACACTAAATTTATATTGTGGCTTTTCTAGTTGTACAGTTGATTATTGCAATTCTAATGTTATCagtattaaccctttgtttttcctagacatttttcccttgttttttaaaaattattttccatatctattaatttattactgtttattgaacatttcttaccaagttgattacttttttacgatgtttttgaaaggcattGCACCAGTTTgatcagggttcaaaggtttaaatacttgtgaaaggcgtctgaaagcagcagaaaagtgatgtttcttcaggtttcaaagggttaaagtggtGGTGTAAgtgatataaatataaaatacccTTTCCTGTGAGATTTGTGTTAGGTCCAGTGGGACCAGTGAGTTCCCATTTTCAATGTAGTCCTCGATAATACATCCATAACTTTTGACAGtggcaacacaaaaatgaacaaccTGAAACTATAATTCGCTCTTAGAACTGAAATGCAGAACAAAGAGTGAACATGTCCATCTCCCCATATATCCCTCTTTGTCTTATACCTGTCCTACCTGAGATGGCTGCGCAGCCTTGTCCTTGACATGTTTGACATTTGTCCAGGAGTGTGAAGCGAGTCCTCACTGTCGGAGGCTGCAGCTCAAAGACCTGCTGGTGTCAGAGATGCAGAGACTCACCAAGTACCCGCTGCTGCTGGACAACATCATGAAACACACAGAGGGTGAGGAGTCCAGAGCAATGTTggaaaataccattaaaaaaaaatgcaaagaaagtatgATTTTTAATATTCTCGCTTGTCATGTAGCCGGTTCGTCGGACCTCCCCTCACTTCAGCGTGCCCACGCTTGTTGCCGAGGGATACTGCAGGTTGTGAACGAGGTTGTTGGGGAGACAGAACACCGGCAACGCCTCAGCCAATACCAGCGCAGGCTGGACGCTGCCCCTCAATTCAAGGTAGTTAAATAGTTTACGCCgttaacctgtttttttttttggtttttgtgtccCTTTCTCCCTTGTTCACTACGTAAATGTGTTTTGCTTACTTTTCTCCCTCACAGAGTTTGGACCTCACCAGTAAGAGAATGATTCATGAAGGTCCGCTCACGTGGAAAGTCAGCAAAGACAAGCAGATAGGTCAGTATCTCTGCGTGGGTGCTTAGTCTCTTTGGTTTGGTTTCGTACCTTTTTGTCACACGTCTCTGTTTCCGCCCATCAGAGATTCAAgcgctgctgctgtcagactgcCTGGTCCTCCTACAGAGGGGCCCAGACGACCGGCTGCAGCTGAGATATCCGTCCCGCTGGCTGGGTGGAGCCAGCGGAGACAGCAAGACGTCCTTCAGCCCTCTGGTGAAGCTGGACTCTCTGCTGGTCCGCTCAGTAGCTACAGGTAAAACTGGGTCCCTGCGGAttcttgaaaagtcttaaaagtctttaaatttaGGTTTTGATGTTCGtggtcttaaaatgtcttaaaaaatctGGGATTGTTGGAATGGTGGTGTTAAATCTGATCAGGGGCCGAATGAATGAGCGtgtctcttttgttttatttttatttttccattttgtttatttgtattggtattggtattttttttccttttagagGTCTTCAGAAGgtattaaaagtcattaaatttgcattgaaaaaatgtgcagatttc encodes:
- the arhgef11 gene encoding rho guanine nucleotide exchange factor 11 isoform X1; this encodes MSLRQPTSTLDRAANKKNAHPFRLSSLTIGDSERKSSATQQREPSVDLPVESTGTGLVQRCVVVQKDQLGFGFTVCGERVKLVQNVRPGGAAVKAGVQEGDRIIKVNGSLVSSMSHQEVVKLIKSGTYVALTLQGPPPSAASLPLEPLPTDLTPNQRTSLGGEAPPPPPPPLPSGPSSTPSQRITGPKPLQDPEVQKHATQILRKMLEQEEAELQELLEEQLRNPSSSLGERIESAKRRANQVRVKIQQDLEGTRSECATGYVIAGEGRLSMDSGEGDMEAFESPHSSPSSSFRTPHHRRQNSDTHTLSDLGGKAQIIGPEEEDEEDDGYAFNEMDGPFQDIELLKTRPAHMAVFMRYVFTQLLDPNPLLFYLSVEAYLGSSPKDARALAPQICSHFLDPDAPLKIKVREEYLTDIETRLHAQEDIRGPLSELQQQVLPDIQDQIQDYRNKQMMGLGSLFGEGDLQQLDGDPVKERQVVDRQVTALWEILSKHEEDRSSPLASAVHLYLRHSGIKLRDSKVFPGLSTEKEKWLAFLKTKKLSGTKKEKDGEDKKRNPILKYIGKPRTTSQSTFHVPLSPTEVRPGSVRNIIQQFENHTETGEEGGDAADPQRLSTSSLGEDSMDSPTISVRLARSESLKAQGEGRRRGVVSGTESVPRSRSDVDMEDCGEEREGPGLRPLQHSTSSSASSSSARSLENPTPPYTPRSRRRSVDSPLALLPDTAVLEEEVCDSQNWQDTVQPQLLATLSPREVDRQAVIYELFTTEVSHLRTLRVLDQVFFQKMRSVLNTDELACIFPNLPQVYELHASLCEAMKKRRETPIVQDIGDVMLARFEGAAGDEFQEQASQLCSQQSQAVELIKNKKRKDPRFAHIIQECEASPHCRRLQLKDLLVSEMQRLTKYPLLLDNIMKHTEAGSSDLPSLQRAHACCRGILQVVNEVVGETEHRQRLSQYQRRLDAAPQFKSLDLTSKRMIHEGPLTWKVSKDKQIEIQALLLSDCLVLLQRGPDDRLQLRYPSRWLGGASGDSKTSFSPLVKLDSLLVRSVATDNKALYVISTTERQIYELVAGTSSEKNNWKDLLEKTIASAGGSSPLINHASMPLSSPNLRSASPVSTGSNVYADNSMTEQSDSMEAHSSNDDIVLSANTPMDQSGAFICGERKTVGVAEAALQDVETLRQLILRDLEEDGWSHDSDDTPTNETGNERSPFGKRQRPESIETILNFSTNEWEAEPEEVLPPDAEQPSGVQVVRKAVVAGPSSSPSVPDDITDDVTLPSDQSSKPRGNTFYLVMPTEQGESATDDLNDPPTPTASHFPQPLEEVTSPQTQPKEEAPACGPEPGQSEAMQLEQEEEKGQSQVGHQSHVIKNVDEIFHTIEGLTSKLRQLKEIEKSHHKLLKTLREPYVNQESEDQQCLSATVSRTPSLDRGSADGKEGSPAEPKIQSTGF
- the arhgef11 gene encoding rho guanine nucleotide exchange factor 11 isoform X6, coding for MSLRQPTSTLDRAANKKNAHPFRLSSLTIGDSERKSSATQQREPSVDLPVESTGTGLVQRCVVVQKDQLGFGFTVCGERVKLVQNVRPGGAAVKAGVQEGDRIIKVNGSLVSSMSHQEVVKLIKSGTYVALTLQGPPPSAASLPLEPLPTDLTPNQRTSLGGEAPPPPPPPLPSGPSSTPSQRITGPKPLQDPEVQKHATQILRKMLEQEEAELQELLEEQLRNPSSSLGERIESAKRRANQVRVKIQQDLEGTRSECATGYVIAGEGRLSMDSGEGDMEAFESPHSSPSSSFRTPHHRRQNSDTHTLSDLGGKAQIIGPEEEDEEDDGYAFNEMDGPFQDIELLKTRPAHMAVFMRYVFTQLLDPNPLLFYLSVEAYLGSSPKDARALAPQICSHFLDPDAPLKIKVREEYLTDIETRLHAQEDIRGPLSELQQQVLPDIQDQIQDYRNKQMMGLGSLFGEGDLQQLDGDPVKERQVVDRQVTALWEILSKHEEDRSSPLASAVHLYLRHSGIKLRDSKVFPGLSTEKEKWLAFLKTKKLSGTKKEKDGEDKKRNPILKYIGKPRTTSQSTFHVPLSPTEVRPGSVRNIIQQFENHTETGEEGGDAADPQRLSTSSLGEDSMDSPTISVRLARSESLKAQGEGRRRGVVSGTESVPRSRSDVDMEDCGEEREGPGLRPLQHSTSSSASSSSARSLENPTPPYTPRSRRRSVDSPLALLPDTAVLEEEVCDSQNWQDTVQPQLLATLSPREVDRQAVIYELFTTEVSHLRTLRVLDQVFFQKMRSVLNTDELACIFPNLPQVYELHASLCEAMKKRRETPIVQDIGDVMLARFEGAAGDEFQEQASQLCSQQSQAVELIKNKKRKDPRFAHIIQECEASPHCRRLQLKDLLVSEMQRLTKYPLLLDNIMKHTEAGSSDLPSLQRAHACCRGILQVVNEVVGETEHRQRLSQYQRRLDAAPQFKSLDLTSKRMIHEGPLTWKVSKDKQIEIQALLLSDCLVLLQRGPDDRLQLRYPSRWLGGASGDSKTSFSPLVKLDSLLVRSVATDNKALYVISTTERQIYELVAGTSSEKNNWKDLLEKTIASAGGSSPLINHASMPLSSPNLRSASPVSTGSNVYADNSMTEQSDSMEAHSSNDDIVLSANTPMDQSGAFICGERKTVGVAEAALQDVETLRQLILRDLEEDGWSHDSDDTPTNETGNERSPFGKRQRPESIETILNFSTNEWEAEPEEVLPPDAEQPSGVQVVRKGNTFYLVMPTEQGESATDDLNDPPTPTASHFPQPLEEVTSPQTQPKEEAPACGPEPGQSEAMQLEQEEEKGQSQVGHQSHVIKNVDEIFHTIEGLTSKLRQLKEIEKSHHKLLKTLREPYVNQESEDQQCLSATVSRTPSLDRGSADGKEGSPAEPKIQSTGF
- the arhgef11 gene encoding rho guanine nucleotide exchange factor 11 isoform X3, which encodes MSLRQPTSTLDSPFAAWLSSLTIGDSERKSSATQQREPSVDLPVESTGTGLVQRCVVVQKDQLGFGFTVCGERVKLVQNVRPGGAAVKAGVQEGDRIIKVNGSLVSSMSHQEVVKLIKSGTYVALTLQGPPPSAASLPLEPLPTDLTPNQRTSLGGEAPPPPPPPLPSGPSSTPSQRITGPKPLQDPEVQKHATQILRKMLEQEEAELQELLEEQLRNPSSSLGERIESAKRRANQVRVKIQQDLEGTRSECATGYVIAGEGRLSMDSGEGDMEAFESPHSSPSSSFRTPHHRRQNSDTHTLSDLGGKAQIIGPEEEDEEDDGYAFNEMDGPFQDIELLKTRPAHMAVFMRYVFTQLLDPNPLLFYLSVEAYLGSSPKDARALAPQICSHFLDPDAPLKIKVREEYLTDIETRLHAQEDIRGPLSELQQQVLPDIQDQIQDYRNKQMMGLGSLFGEGDLQQLDGDPVKERQVVDRQVTALWEILSKHEEDRSSPLASAVHLYLRHSGIKLRDSKVFPGLSTEKEKWLAFLKTKKLSGTKKEKDGEDKKRNPILKYIGKPRTTSQSTFHVPLSPTEVRPGSVRNIIQQFENHTETGEEGGDAADPQRLSTSSLGEDSMDSPTISVRLARSESLKAQGEGRRRGVVSGTESVPRSRSDVDMEDCGEEREGPGLRPLQHSTSSSASSSSARSLENPTPPYTPRSRRRSVDSPLALLPDTAVLEEEVCDSQNWQDTVQPQLLATLSPREVDRQAVIYELFTTEVSHLRTLRVLDQVFFQKMRSVLNTDELACIFPNLPQVYELHASLCEAMKKRRETPIVQDIGDVMLARFEGAAGDEFQEQASQLCSQQSQAVELIKNKKRKDPRFAHIIQECEASPHCRRLQLKDLLVSEMQRLTKYPLLLDNIMKHTEAGSSDLPSLQRAHACCRGILQVVNEVVGETEHRQRLSQYQRRLDAAPQFKSLDLTSKRMIHEGPLTWKVSKDKQIEIQALLLSDCLVLLQRGPDDRLQLRYPSRWLGGASGDSKTSFSPLVKLDSLLVRSVATDNKALYVISTTERQIYELVAGTSSEKNNWKDLLEKTIASAGGSSPLINHASMPLSSPNLRSASPVSTGSNVYADNSMTEQSDSMEAHSSNDDIVLSANTPMDQSGAFICGERKTVGVAEAALQDVETLRQLILRDLEEDGWSHDSDDTPTNETGNERSPFGKRQRPESIETILNFSTNEWEAEPEEVLPPDAEQPSGVQVVRKAVVAGPSSSPSVPDDITDDVTLPSDQSSKPRGNTFYLVMPTEQGESATDDLNDPPTPTASHFPQPLEEVTSPQTQPKEEAPACGPEPGQSEAMQLEQEEEKGQSQVGHQSHVIKNVDEIFHTIEGLTSKLRQLKEIEKSHHKLLKTLREPYVNQESEDQQCLSATVSRTPSLDRGSADGKEGSPAEPKIQSTGF